The Elusimicrobiota bacterium sequence TTTAGCCCATCATTGTTACATTAAATTTACAACTGATGATTGACACCTTTCGCCGCATGGGAATATACTCTCCCTAACAAAAGGCCTCCCCCTGGGCAACGCGGGGGGACCGAGCGAAGGGCGCTGGGAGGCGTCCGGAGCATGGCCTCCCGAGTTCCTTTCCGAACGCCGAGAAACGTAGGGTCCGCGGTATCAAAACCGAGGACCAGGCCCGTCCGGATACCGACGCCACAGGCGCCGGGAGGTCAACACGTGTTGCGTTGCGACTACTGGGATCGACTCCATGGTTCGAAGACCGCCGCTGTCGCGGTGACGCCCTTTCCACCCCCCCCTTCTAGTTCCCCGATCTTTCCGTTGCTGGACGGGTTCCTTCCATGAAGGCGAAAATCTCAAATCCGGGTGAAGTTCCGCCGACCCTTTATCGGCGACGGAGTTCCGACTTCGTACCCGTCTCAACCAACGGGACGGCGTCCCCCGCTCCGACGGTGCCGGCGGCGGCCACCCTTCCGGCGGTCCAGGTCCTGCTGGCGTATTTGGAGCAGGAAGGGGTCGATACGATTTTCGGGCTTCCGGGGGGGCCCCTGATGCCGTTCTACGAGGCGCTTTTCGAGCGGGGGAAAATCCGGTCCATCATCGCCAAGCACGAAGAAGGCGCCGCTTTCATGGCCGACGGCTACGCGCGGGTGTCGGGGCGCCTCGGGGTCTGTTGCACCACCACCGGTCCCGGCGCCACCAACGCGCTGACGGGAATCGCTTGCGCTTACCGGGACTCCGTCCCCGTCCTCATCCTCACCGCCCAAGTGGCCTTGGCCGCTTTCGGCAAGGGGGCCGCCCAGGAGAGTTCCCCCTTGGGTATCGATATTGTGGATATGTTCAAAGACGTGACCAAAGCCAGCGTCATGCTGATGATGCCGGATAAAATCGCCGACATGACGCGCCACCTCCTCCGCACCGGGCTCACGGGCCGTTCCGGGCCGATCCATCTCAGTCTCCCGGCGGACATGATGAAAATTCAAGTTCCGGCGGACATTCGCCCCCCTACTCAATACCGCACCCCTCCCGAACTTTTTGATCGCCGATCCGTGAAAGAGGCGGCGAAATTGATTTTGCAAGCCAAGCGTCCGGTCCTCCTGGCGGGCTATGGGGTCCATCTGGCCCGGGCCTACAGTGAACTTCGGACGCTGGCCGAGCGGCTGAAGATTCCCGTGGCCACCACGCAAAAAGGGAAAGGCGTTTTTCCGGAAGATCATTTGCTCTCGCTGGGGGTTTTCGGTTTCGCGGGGTCGCCTCAAGCTGACGCCGTCCTCTTGTCCGACGAGACGGATCTCCTGCTCGGCGTCGGCACCAGTTTCGGCGAGCTGGCCACCCACGCCTGGGACCCGCGCGTCGGAGCAAACCGGCGGATCTTGCAGATTGATGTGGATCCCCACGAGATCGGAAAAAACTATCCCGTGGATGTCAGTTTGGTCGGCAACGCTCTGCACGTGCTCAAGGAACTCAACTTTCAATTGGAGCGGGACATGCGGTGGTTGGATCAGGAGGCCGATTTCGGGCCTCGTTTGGCGGTGATTCGGGGCATGAAGGCCGCCACGCCCCGGTTCCTGGACGCCAAGAAGATGACCGACGACTCTTTGCCCCTCTTCCCGCAGAGGGTCATCGCCGAAATGCAGAACGCCCTTCCTTCGGACACGATTCTGTTCGTGGATATCGGAAACGTCATGGCCTGGGCGCTCCACTATTTCACGGTGCGGGAGCCGGGGGGATTCTTCATCAACATGGGGTTCGGGTCCATGGGCCACGGCGTGGCGGCGGCCATCGGGGGAAAGATGGCGGCGAAGGACCGCCCCGTGGTCGCCCTGGTGGGCGACGCCGCTTTCGCCATGAACGGAATGGAGGTTCACACCGCGGTTGAAAACGATATTCCTGTGATTTGGATCGTGATGAACAACGGGGCCATGGGATGGTGCATTTGGGCGAAACCCTCCAGTTCAAAGGCAAATTCTGCACCTCTCTTTTCAAACACCCGCTGAACGTGGCCCAGATCGCCGAGGCCGTCGGGGCCCAGGCGTTCCGGGTGGAGCGGGGCGGGGAACTCGAACAGGCGCTCCATCAAGCGCTTGAATCCGGACGTCCCACGGTCATCGACGTCCACATCTGTCCGGACGCCATCCCTCCCACCGGCATGCGCCTGGCCACCTTGGAGAGGTTTTTTTCTGGGAAGAACGACAAATGAGGGACTTATCGCAAACCGCCGGGACCCTCCGCGATGAATCCGATGGTGGCCGGTCGGCCGAATCCCTTTTCACCGCCAATGGTTCGCGTGCGAATCGGCCCCAACACCGTTCCGCCTCAAAAAACCAGTCAAATTATGGGAGCCGCCGTTAAATGGTTCCGACCGTGGAGGGAAACCCAGAATGGTAACCCGTAAACGATTCACCGGATTCCTTAAGTCTTTGAGGACAACCCGAATTTGTCGTCTCGCGGGGGCCTGTGGAATCTTCAGCGTGTTTGGACTGTTCCTGTTGCCCACGATTGGTTGGGCTAAGGGGGCCCCTCGGCGCGTGGTGGTCTGTGACGACAATATCGATCCGGGAACTTTGGATCCTCTTTATACCCTTTCAGAGAAAAAATGGACGCTTGTTTACCAGATGATGGAGGGCTTGGTGCGTTTTGACGCCG is a genomic window containing:
- a CDS encoding thiamine pyrophosphate-binding protein, which encodes MKAKISNPGEVPPTLYRRRSSDFVPVSTNGTASPAPTVPAAATLPAVQVLLAYLEQEGVDTIFGLPGGPLMPFYEALFERGKIRSIIAKHEEGAAFMADGYARVSGRLGVCCTTTGPGATNALTGIACAYRDSVPVLILTAQVALAAFGKGAAQESSPLGIDIVDMFKDVTKASVMLMMPDKIADMTRHLLRTGLTGRSGPIHLSLPADMMKIQVPADIRPPTQYRTPPELFDRRSVKEAAKLILQAKRPVLLAGYGVHLARAYSELRTLAERLKIPVATTQKGKGVFPEDHLLSLGVFGFAGSPQADAVLLSDETDLLLGVGTSFGELATHAWDPRVGANRRILQIDVDPHEIGKNYPVDVSLVGNALHVLKELNFQLERDMRWLDQEADFGPRLAVIRGMKAATPRFLDAKKMTDDSLPLFPQRVIAEMQNALPSDTILFVDIGNVMAWALHYFTVREPGGFFINMGFGSMGHGVAAAIGGKMAAKDRPVVALVGDAAFAMNGMEVHTAVENDIPVIWIVMNNGAMGWCIWAKPSSSKANSAPLFSNTR